A window of Parambassis ranga chromosome 10, fParRan2.1, whole genome shotgun sequence contains these coding sequences:
- the rnf44 gene encoding RING finger protein 44 isoform X2: MRPWEIAVNRLPPTAPLNPRTFLGEPCNAPVHLRRSPPVRRQWGRRDRPVLHTSPVQDETFHHLLFSQHHQQVPLDESRQYSLTSTPPRMLHPAAHLPQQSPIMVDLHDQMHQGSVPISYTVTTVTTHGFPIHTGQPLPGCNTQQLPACSLIQACTMQHIPVSYQTFPPLISSEHFVLHPTPSVPPHQPPHLTPLSQFVPLQPQHPRMPLQRVENEVDLRGDQHPLGTFSYPPSHHPPALPPSLPLQYLPQEPLHQELPFGVPYPHMLPRRVSGQRYRLQQPLPPPPPPPSYYPGFLPYFLSMLPVPPTAVGPAISLDLDVDDVEMENYEALLNLAERLGEAKPRGLTKADIEQLPSYRFNSENHLSEQTLCVVCFSDFECRQLLRVLPCNHEFHAKCVDKWLKTNRTCPICRADASDVHREAE; this comes from the exons ATGCGACCATGGGAAATAGCAGTAAATAGGCTGCCACCAACAGCCCCCTTAAACCCGAGGACATTCCTTGGAGAGCCCTGCAACGCCCCAGTGCATCTCAGGAGAAG CCCACCTGTGAGACGCCAGTGGGGGAGACGAGACAGACCTGTACTGCACACCTCCCCAGTCCAGGATGAGACTTTCCATCATCTGCTTTTCTCCCAACATCACCAACAGGTTCCTTTAGATGAGTCCAGACAGTATAGCCTCACCAGCACACCACCACGCATGCTTCACCCTGCTGCTCACCTGCCCCAGCAGAGCCCCATCATGGTGGATCTACATGATCAG ATGCACCAGGGATCAGTTCCAATATCATACACTGTTACGACGGTGACGACCCACGGATTCCCCATCCACACCGGGCAGCCCCTTCCAGGGTGCAACACTCAGCAGCTCCCAGCATGCTCG CTTATACAGGCTTGCACCATGCAGCATATACCTGTGTCTTATCAAACCTTTCCACCCCTGATCTCCAGCGAGCATTTTGTATTGCACCCAACCCCATCTGTACCCCCCCACCAGCCGCCACACCTTACTCCTTTGAGCCAGTTTGTCCCTTTACAGCCTCAGCACCCACGCATG cctctACAGAGGGTGGAGAACGAAGTTGACCTAAGAGGGGACCAGCACCCATTAGGAACCTTCTCCTACCCTCCTTCTCATCACCCACCAGCGCTGCCTCCTTCTCTGCCCCTACAGTATCTTCCTCAAGAGCCTCTGCATCAGGAGCTTCCCTTCGGAGTG CCATATCCCCACATGCTGCCCCGGCGAGTGAGTGGACAGAGATACCGGCTGCAGcagcctctccctcctccccctccccctccatctTACTACCCAGGCTTCCTCCCTTACTTCCT GTCAATGCTTCCTGTGCCTCCAACAGCAGTGGGCCCAGCCATCAGCCTCGACCTGGATGTTGATGATGTGGAGATGGAAAATTATGAA GCATTACTGAATCTGGCAGAAAGATTGGGAGAAGCAAAACCACGTGGACTTACAAAAGCAGATATAGAGCAACTTCCGTCCTACAGATTTAATTCAGAGAATCATCTATCTGAGCAAACGCT GTGTGTTGTGTGCTTTAGTGACTTTGAGTGTAGGCAGCTACTTCGGGTATTACCGTGTAACCATGAATTCCATGCCAAGTGTGTGGATAAATGGCTAAAG ACCAATCGCACTTGTCCTATCTGCCGAGCCGATGCATCGGACGTACATCGGGAGGCGGAGTGA
- the rnf44 gene encoding RING finger protein 44 isoform X1, with product MRPWEIAVNRLPPTAPLNPRTFLGEPCNAPVHLRRSPPVRRQWGRRDRPVLHTSPVQDETFHHLLFSQHHQQVPLDESRQYSLTSTPPRMLHPAAHLPQQSPIMVDLHDQMHQGSVPISYTVTTVTTHGFPIHTGQPLPGCNTQQLPACSVMFSGQLSLLCCLPPPLIQACTMQHIPVSYQTFPPLISSEHFVLHPTPSVPPHQPPHLTPLSQFVPLQPQHPRMPLQRVENEVDLRGDQHPLGTFSYPPSHHPPALPPSLPLQYLPQEPLHQELPFGVPYPHMLPRRVSGQRYRLQQPLPPPPPPPSYYPGFLPYFLSMLPVPPTAVGPAISLDLDVDDVEMENYEALLNLAERLGEAKPRGLTKADIEQLPSYRFNSENHLSEQTLCVVCFSDFECRQLLRVLPCNHEFHAKCVDKWLKTNRTCPICRADASDVHREAE from the exons ATGCGACCATGGGAAATAGCAGTAAATAGGCTGCCACCAACAGCCCCCTTAAACCCGAGGACATTCCTTGGAGAGCCCTGCAACGCCCCAGTGCATCTCAGGAGAAG CCCACCTGTGAGACGCCAGTGGGGGAGACGAGACAGACCTGTACTGCACACCTCCCCAGTCCAGGATGAGACTTTCCATCATCTGCTTTTCTCCCAACATCACCAACAGGTTCCTTTAGATGAGTCCAGACAGTATAGCCTCACCAGCACACCACCACGCATGCTTCACCCTGCTGCTCACCTGCCCCAGCAGAGCCCCATCATGGTGGATCTACATGATCAG ATGCACCAGGGATCAGTTCCAATATCATACACTGTTACGACGGTGACGACCCACGGATTCCCCATCCACACCGGGCAGCCCCTTCCAGGGTGCAACACTCAGCAGCTCCCAGCATGCTCGGTAATGTTCAGCGGacagctctctctgctctgctgccttcctcctcct CTTATACAGGCTTGCACCATGCAGCATATACCTGTGTCTTATCAAACCTTTCCACCCCTGATCTCCAGCGAGCATTTTGTATTGCACCCAACCCCATCTGTACCCCCCCACCAGCCGCCACACCTTACTCCTTTGAGCCAGTTTGTCCCTTTACAGCCTCAGCACCCACGCATG cctctACAGAGGGTGGAGAACGAAGTTGACCTAAGAGGGGACCAGCACCCATTAGGAACCTTCTCCTACCCTCCTTCTCATCACCCACCAGCGCTGCCTCCTTCTCTGCCCCTACAGTATCTTCCTCAAGAGCCTCTGCATCAGGAGCTTCCCTTCGGAGTG CCATATCCCCACATGCTGCCCCGGCGAGTGAGTGGACAGAGATACCGGCTGCAGcagcctctccctcctccccctccccctccatctTACTACCCAGGCTTCCTCCCTTACTTCCT GTCAATGCTTCCTGTGCCTCCAACAGCAGTGGGCCCAGCCATCAGCCTCGACCTGGATGTTGATGATGTGGAGATGGAAAATTATGAA GCATTACTGAATCTGGCAGAAAGATTGGGAGAAGCAAAACCACGTGGACTTACAAAAGCAGATATAGAGCAACTTCCGTCCTACAGATTTAATTCAGAGAATCATCTATCTGAGCAAACGCT GTGTGTTGTGTGCTTTAGTGACTTTGAGTGTAGGCAGCTACTTCGGGTATTACCGTGTAACCATGAATTCCATGCCAAGTGTGTGGATAAATGGCTAAAG ACCAATCGCACTTGTCCTATCTGCCGAGCCGATGCATCGGACGTACATCGGGAGGCGGAGTGA